A genomic segment from Diadema setosum chromosome 11, eeDiaSeto1, whole genome shotgun sequence encodes:
- the LOC140234836 gene encoding 5-hydroxytryptamine receptor 4-like — protein MASNSTATPSPLGEMSTTDEARGEFRFTDYNQRLVLAIMFILISVIGLLGNTVVIAAVALSRKLRTVTNVFVVSLAIADLITNLFLPWNVVALLNEDRSSWPMEDSLCVMAAIVVYTCVGCSVYSLAAIGLNRFVLITQPIHVYHHYYSRGRMGVMVFITWAIPLFMSLLPLLFGFGQLGYDAKYGTCTHNTAHPLSDYYSITQAIIIYPIPLSVIVVSYVAIYFHVRAHTKSITEIQETSESSSSTHKPKRRESTARKSISKRQVEITKNLFYVVCAFVVCITPYCASLVIPGSEPFIPWAGAIILLNACINPLIYATKHPHFKKVMMAIIRCRLSAIPEPSSDCLRAQGHPISSR, from the coding sequence ATGGCGAGCAACTCAACAGCGACACCATCCCCTCTGGGAGAGATGAGCACTACGGATGAGGCAAGGGGAGAATTCCGCTTCACCGACTACAACCAGCGACTCGTATTGGCCATCATGTTTATTCTCATCTCAGTCATTGGCCTGCTGGGAAACACGGTGGTCATCGCTGCCGTGGCCCTCTCACGGAAGCTGAGGACGGTCACCAACGTATTCGTGGTCAGTCTAGCCATCGCCGACCTCATCACGAACCTCTTTTTGCCCTGGAACGTGGTGGCGCTCCTCAACGAAGACCGCTCATCGTGGCCCATGGAGGACTCTCTGTGTGTGATGGCTGCCATCGTGGTGTACACCTGTGTTGGTTGCAGTGTGTACAGTCTGGCAGCCATAGGCCTCAATCGTTTCGTCCTGATCACGCAGCCCATCCACgtctaccaccactactactccCGGGGCAGAATGGGTGTGATGGTCTTCATCACCTGGGCCATCCCGCTGTTCATGTCGCTTCTTCCATTGCTCTTCGGCTTCGGACAGCTTGGCTATGACGCCAAGTATGGCACATGCACCCACAATACTGCCCATCCCTTGTCCGACTACTACAGCATCACCCAAGCCATCATCATCTACCCAATCCCACTCTCTGTCATCGTTGTCTCCTACGTCGCCATTTATTTCCACGTCCGCGCCCACACCAAGTCCATCACTGAGATCCAAGAGACCTCGGAGTCATCTTCCTCCACACACAAGCCCAAGAGGCGGGAGAGCACAGCGAGGAAGTCCATCAGCAAGAGACAGGTGGAGATTACCAAGAACCTCTTCTACGTGGTGTGTGCCTTCGTTGTCTGCATCACCCCCTACTGCGCAAGCCTGGTCATCCCTGGTTCGGAACCGTTCATTCCATGGGCGGGCGCGATCATCCTCCTCAACGCGTGCATAAACCCGCTCATCTACGCCACGAAACACCCGCACTTCAAGAAGGTCATGATGGCGATCATCAGGTGTAGACTCTCCGCA